One genomic region from Candidatus Poribacteria bacterium encodes:
- a CDS encoding PA14 domain-containing protein produces MRRHTNRALLLSFALHIGLMLAVSPFLVNHFTLEKESISAEILEPEAEKQVRRRVLPPRTPLVPQASEAEASPSSPASPTYAPEVSVPEAPLHADVAPDIVTHTDLPQTDSPSPVSNASFGEDDGTLAGPVVIEGQRGGGVGGPGREGRGSGGYGTGKGFVHGTGAADVGLGNLDGVGAGLGIFGTNVMPGHGLIGEVYVPGGTIHQMPDFDLLTPVYTFVTPNLDVPERRYTEGFPTPETQSVVEDFAIRFRGELAIDTPGRYTFGLYADDGAKLYVDGRLVVDNDGIHPARGKQGYITLTAGIYPVEIHYFQGPRQFIALQWYYQPPKEPVSEWSRSSISVTTPKWNWRWESTQSGKIVPPEIIYRPGKPRIPDALRKLQQRLEDIDSEQ; encoded by the coding sequence ATGCGCAGACACACAAATCGCGCCTTATTGTTATCTTTTGCGCTCCACATAGGATTGATGTTAGCGGTTTCGCCGTTTCTCGTCAATCACTTTACTTTAGAAAAAGAGAGCATATCCGCTGAAATATTAGAGCCGGAGGCTGAGAAACAGGTGAGACGAAGGGTTTTACCCCCACGGACACCTTTGGTGCCGCAAGCGAGTGAAGCTGAAGCATCGCCATCTTCTCCTGCTTCGCCGACGTATGCCCCGGAAGTGAGTGTGCCGGAAGCACCACTTCACGCTGATGTAGCACCTGACATTGTTACACACACCGACCTTCCACAAACGGATAGTCCGAGTCCTGTGTCCAATGCCAGCTTTGGCGAGGATGATGGCACACTGGCGGGTCCTGTCGTCATTGAAGGACAGCGAGGCGGTGGTGTTGGAGGTCCTGGGCGCGAGGGACGTGGGAGCGGAGGATATGGGACAGGAAAAGGCTTCGTACACGGAACTGGCGCAGCCGATGTGGGACTCGGAAACCTTGACGGTGTAGGTGCCGGACTTGGCATCTTCGGAACAAACGTAATGCCCGGACACGGTTTAATCGGGGAAGTCTACGTACCGGGCGGTACAATCCACCAGATGCCGGATTTCGACCTTTTGACCCCTGTTTATACCTTTGTCACACCAAATCTTGATGTCCCTGAACGGAGGTATACCGAGGGATTTCCCACGCCAGAAACTCAGTCTGTCGTTGAGGATTTTGCGATTCGCTTTCGTGGAGAGTTGGCAATTGATACACCGGGGCGTTATACCTTCGGGCTTTACGCAGATGACGGCGCGAAATTATATGTCGATGGAAGGTTGGTTGTGGATAATGACGGAATCCACCCAGCAAGGGGGAAACAAGGGTACATAACGCTCACAGCAGGCATCTATCCCGTTGAGATTCACTACTTCCAGGGACCTCGACAATTCATCGCGTTACAGTGGTACTATCAACCCCCGAAGGAACCCGTTTCTGAGTGGTCTCGTTCTTCCATCTCAGTAACAACTCCCAAATGGAATTGGCGTTGGGAATCAACCCAGTCAGGGAAGATTGTTCCACCCGAAATTATCTATCGCCCCGGCAAGCCTCGCATTCCAGACGCTTTGCGGAAACTACAGCAACGTCTGGAGGACATTGACAGTGAACAGTAA